TAAGATTCTATGTATTGGCTGTTCTCCATCGGTGCAGTACAAAAGACTTTTAGATAGGGGACTAAGTTTTCAAGAAATAAAGAACAGAATAGAAAGTCAGTGGTCTTTAGAAAAAAAAATGGAGTTAAGTGATTTTGTTTTTTGGAATGACGGATCCATTCAATTACTTTATGACCAGGGTCATATTTTTTTGAATAAGCTACAGTCTGATAAAACGGGCTCATCCTTTTTAGGGAAATGATTTGATTTTCAGAGTTGAGGGAAACTTAAAACCAATTTAATCGAGGATATGAACCTTTAAGTTGTTTTATTTAGTGTAATTTCCATAATTTAAAAATGAGATCACCAAAAAAAAATCATTTAGAGGGAGTTGCGATGAAATCGCAAGAAACTTTTGATCCGGGTAATGATTTGCCATCTTCAATGAAATCTGAGAATGAAGGAGCAAAGAATATCAGTGAATATCCTGAACATGAACAAAAAGAAGAAAATATGGAAATGAGAAAATCTGTCCAAGAAGGGATAACACAGTCCAAAAACAATGGAGTGGACGAACCCATGGCTATGGGACCTGCCTTGGATTTAAGCAAACTCCAACAATTATCTTTTTCTGATCTTCAAGTAAAAGCTGCAGAATATCAAATTGAAAACCCTGGGCTAATGAGGAAACATGAAGTGATTTTTGAAATCTTACGTAGAAATGCCCAAAAAAATGGCGCGATTTACGGGGGTGGCGTTTTAGAAATATTGCCTGAAGGATATGGTTTTCTGAGATCAGAGGCTTATAATTATTTCCCTTGCCAGGAAGATGTCTATGTGTCTCCGGCATTAATAAGAAAATTTGGTCTTAAGAAAGGAAACCTAGTTTCTGGACCAATCCGCCCACCTAAAGAAAAGGAAAGGTATTTCTCCCTCCTCCAAGTTGAAAAAATAGAGAACGAGGAACCTGAGAAAATTCGAGGAAGAATTATTTTCGATAATTTGACACCGATTTTCCCTAATCGGAGAATTTTCCTGGAGGGGAAAACGGGAGATCTTTCTATGCGGGTGATGGATCTGATAACCCCTATTGGTTTTGGTCAAAGGGGTTTAATCGTTGCTCCTCCCAGAACAGGCAAAACGGTTTTGATTCAAAAAATTGCTAATGCGATTACCGAAAATCATCCTGATGCCCACCTGATTGTGCTGCTTGTGGATGAGCGACCAGAAGAAGTCACTGACATGGAAAGATCGGTCAAAGGAGAAGTGATTAGTTCGACCTTTGATGAAACTCCTGAAAGGCATGTTCAGGTCGCCGAAATGGTTATAGAAAGAGCAAAGAGGATGGCTGAAAACAAGATAGATGTGGTTATATTGTTGGATTCTTTAACTAGACTTGCACGAGCCTACAATACCTTACAACCTCATAGTGGGAAAATCTTGACTGGGGGTGTGGACGCTAATGCACTTCAAAAGCCAAGAAGGTTTTTCGCCACAGCCAGGAATCTCGAAGAAGGGGGAAGTGTGACGATCATTGCCACAGCTTTGATTGATACAGGCTCGAAAATGGATGATGTCATCTTTGAGGAGTTCAAAGGAACGGGCAACATGGAGTTGCATCTTGATCGGGCACTTGTGGATAAGCGAATATATCCAGCAATTAATATACCAAAATCGGGAACAAGAAGAGAAGAACTACTCTATCATCCTGACGAGCTTATTCGCATTCATGTGCTTCGACGGGCATTATCTTCGATTCCTCCTATTGAAGCCATGGAACTTTTACTCGAAAGGTTAAAGAAAACAAAAAACAATGTTGAGTTTCTTCTTTCAATGAATTTGAAAGAATAGGTGGATTTTTTGAAATGTTCTTCTTACAATAGAAGCTGTGTAGCTTGCCCTATTCTTTTGTAGGGACTATTTCCGATTAAGACTTTGTTTCATTCTATCGGAGTTTTCATTGAAGATATTGGTTACAGGTGGGGCCGGTTATATTGGAAGCATTTGTGTTGAAATCCTCATAAATAAAGGATATCAAGTCGTTGTCTTCGATAATTTATCTGAAGGTCATATTCAGGCCGTTGATCCAAAAGCTTTATTTGTTAAAGGAGATATCGCTGATCGGGATCTTCTTTTTTCGGTTTTTGCTGCGGAAAAACCGCAGGCTGTTATTCATTTTGCTGC
The DNA window shown above is from Methylacidiphilum caldifontis and carries:
- the rho gene encoding transcription termination factor Rho; translation: MKSQETFDPGNDLPSSMKSENEGAKNISEYPEHEQKEENMEMRKSVQEGITQSKNNGVDEPMAMGPALDLSKLQQLSFSDLQVKAAEYQIENPGLMRKHEVIFEILRRNAQKNGAIYGGGVLEILPEGYGFLRSEAYNYFPCQEDVYVSPALIRKFGLKKGNLVSGPIRPPKEKERYFSLLQVEKIENEEPEKIRGRIIFDNLTPIFPNRRIFLEGKTGDLSMRVMDLITPIGFGQRGLIVAPPRTGKTVLIQKIANAITENHPDAHLIVLLVDERPEEVTDMERSVKGEVISSTFDETPERHVQVAEMVIERAKRMAENKIDVVILLDSLTRLARAYNTLQPHSGKILTGGVDANALQKPRRFFATARNLEEGGSVTIIATALIDTGSKMDDVIFEEFKGTGNMELHLDRALVDKRIYPAINIPKSGTRREELLYHPDELIRIHVLRRALSSIPPIEAMELLLERLKKTKNNVEFLLSMNLKE